The DNA sequence GGACCGGCTGGAAGAAACCCAGGCGGATTTGCGCAAGAAGTACGGCCAGGACAACGCCCTGACCACGCCCATCGACGTGACCAACGCCCCGGCCATTGCCGACTCGCTGCGGACCACGGTGCTGCAGTTCGGCGGCGTGGATATCGTGGTCAACTGCGCGGGCCTGTCCATCAGCAAGCCCCTGAGCGAAACCACCCAGGCCGACTGGGACATCCTGAACGACGTGCTGGTGAAGGGCCAGTTTCTGGTGACCCAGCAGGCCGTGGAGATTCTACGCAAGCAGCGCCTGGGCGGCGACGTGGTGAACATCGCCAGCAAAAACGGCCTGGTGGCCGGCCCCAACAATGTGGCCTACGGCACGGCCAAAGCCGCCCAGCTGCACATGTCGCGCCTGCTGGCCGCCGAGCTGGGCGCCGACAAAATCCGCGTCAACACCGTGAACCCCGACGCCGTGCTGCGGGGCTCCAAAATCTGGGAGGGCGACTGGGCCGCCGGCCGCGCCAAAGCCTACGGCGTGAGCGTGGAGGACTTGCCGGCCCACTACGCCAAGCGCACGTTGCTGGGCGAGGAAGTTTTGGCCGAGGATATTGCCAAGGCCGTGCTGGTTTTCGTGGACGGCTCCCTGCGCAAGAGCACCGGCAACGTGCTCAACGTGGACGGCGGCGTGGCTATGGCCTTTGTGCGCTAACCCCTTCCTGCTGCTTATCCCCCGCCAAAACCTGGCCGGCCGATTCCGCGGAATTGGCAGGCCAGGTTTTTGGCTTTTCCCGCAGTTGCTGCCAATTTCTTATATTTATTGTGCGGTGCTGACGCCGCGCTTTCAGCCCGCTGAAGCTGAGCTGTTTGCCTTCCTCCCCGCGGGCCGGGCACCCCGTTGGCCCGGCCAATATTCACTTTTTCGGATTTGCCTATCCGCGCATTCCGCTTTATCATGACCCGCCTTTTGCTCTCTTTTGGGCCCCGCACGCGTGCTGCTCAACCCGGCGTATCGGGGTCGGAATCCAGCGGCGGGGCCTAAGGACTCTCACCCTGATTCTGCGCCCGCCGGCATGTATACCCTCCAACTGAAGCCCCAGGATAAAACCCCGAAGTACAAGCAGATTGTGCAGTCGGTGATAATGGACATTGAGCGCGGCCTGCTGCGCAACGGCGACCAGCTGCCCTCCATTTCTGAGCTCAGCGTGGAGCACTACCTGGCCCGCGACACGGTGGAAAAAGCCTACCGCGAGCTGCGCGAGCGGGGCTTCATTACCTCGGTGCAGGGCAAGGGCTACTACGTGCAGGGCAAGGGCGCGGCCAAGCTCAAAATCCTGCTGGTGTTCAACAAGCTGAGCTCCTACAAGAAAATCATCTACTACGCCTTCCTCGAAGCCCTCGGCGACCAGGCCACCGTCGACTTGCAGATTCACCACTACAACGTGAACCTGTTCCAGGAAATCATCGAGAAGAACCTGGGCAAGTACAACTACTACGTGGTGATGCCCCACTTCACCCTCGACACGCCCAAAGCCACCTACCAGGCCATTCTGAACCTGATTCCGAGCCAGGAGCTGGTACTGCTGGACCGCGACGTGCCCGAGCTCCAGCACGACTGCCTGCGCGTGTTCCAGGATTTCGACAAGGACATTTTCAACGCCCTGGAAAACGCCCAGGACCTGCTGGCCAAGTACTCCCGCCTGGTGCTGGTGCTGCCCTCCGACGCCAACCACCCCGAGGAATTGCCCTGGGGCTTCCGCTCCTTCTGTTTGATTCACAACAAGACCTTCACGGTGGTCGAAAACGCCATGAGCGAGGTGCTCGAACCGGGCACGGCCTACGTCGTCATCCGGGAAACCGACTTGGTGGAGCTGGTCAAGAAAACCCGGCAGACCAGCTACCTGCTGGGCCGCGAAGTGGGCATTATCTCCTTCAACGAAACCCCCTTGAAGGAGCTGCTCAACATGACCGTCATCACCACCGACTTCGAGGCTATGGGCCGAACCGCCGCCA is a window from the Hymenobacter aquaticus genome containing:
- a CDS encoding GntR family transcriptional regulator, whose protein sequence is MYTLQLKPQDKTPKYKQIVQSVIMDIERGLLRNGDQLPSISELSVEHYLARDTVEKAYRELRERGFITSVQGKGYYVQGKGAAKLKILLVFNKLSSYKKIIYYAFLEALGDQATVDLQIHHYNVNLFQEIIEKNLGKYNYYVVMPHFTLDTPKATYQAILNLIPSQELVLLDRDVPELQHDCLRVFQDFDKDIFNALENAQDLLAKYSRLVLVLPSDANHPEELPWGFRSFCLIHNKTFTVVENAMSEVLEPGTAYVVIRETDLVELVKKTRQTSYLLGREVGIISFNETPLKELLNMTVITTDFEAMGRTAATKLLEKHRGKVRNPFYTIRRGSL